One segment of Pseudodesulfovibrio sp. 5S69 DNA contains the following:
- a CDS encoding DUF362 domain-containing protein: protein MEKAKVYFTSFRTKAFGDGLPAKLKKMIKKAGIGDIDMKGRFAAIKMHFGELGNISYLRPNYAKAVADVVKELGGKPFLTDCNTMYPGKRKNALEHLECAWENGFTPLTVGCPILIGDGLKGTDDVEVPVEGGEYVKMAKIGRAVMDADVFISLTHFKGHEMTGFGGTLKNIGMGCGSRAGKTEQHSGGKPDIDEEKCVGCRACIKECANDALHFDEEAKKSRINHDNCVGCGRCLGACNFDAIAFGLDSAVCDLNRKMAEYTKAVVDGRPQFHISLIVDVSPNCDCHGENDVPILPNLGMFASSDPLALDQACVDACMEAKPLPGSQLAENLAKKDFVDHHDHFTNSRPESEWKTCLDHAEKIGLGTREYELVVVK from the coding sequence ATGGAAAAAGCAAAAGTCTACTTCACCAGTTTTCGCACCAAGGCCTTCGGCGACGGGCTGCCCGCCAAGCTCAAGAAAATGATCAAGAAGGCCGGGATCGGTGATATCGACATGAAAGGCAGGTTTGCCGCCATCAAGATGCATTTCGGCGAGCTCGGCAATATCAGCTACCTGCGGCCCAACTATGCCAAGGCCGTGGCCGACGTGGTCAAGGAACTGGGCGGCAAGCCCTTCCTGACCGACTGCAACACCATGTACCCCGGCAAGCGGAAGAACGCCCTGGAGCACCTGGAATGTGCCTGGGAAAACGGCTTCACGCCCCTGACCGTGGGCTGCCCCATCCTGATCGGCGACGGCCTCAAGGGCACCGACGACGTCGAGGTCCCGGTCGAGGGCGGCGAATACGTCAAGATGGCCAAGATCGGCCGGGCCGTCATGGACGCCGACGTGTTCATCAGCCTGACCCATTTCAAGGGCCACGAGATGACCGGCTTCGGCGGCACGCTCAAGAACATCGGCATGGGCTGCGGCTCGCGCGCGGGCAAGACCGAGCAGCACAGCGGCGGCAAGCCCGACATCGACGAAGAGAAGTGCGTGGGCTGCCGGGCCTGCATCAAGGAGTGCGCCAACGACGCCCTGCATTTCGACGAAGAGGCCAAGAAGTCCCGCATCAACCACGACAACTGCGTCGGCTGCGGCCGGTGTCTGGGCGCGTGCAACTTCGACGCGATCGCCTTCGGCCTGGACTCCGCCGTCTGCGACCTCAACCGGAAGATGGCCGAGTACACCAAGGCCGTGGTGGACGGCCGCCCGCAGTTCCACATCTCCCTGATCGTGGACGTCTCCCCCAACTGCGACTGCCATGGCGAGAACGACGTGCCCATCCTGCCCAACCTGGGCATGTTCGCGTCCTCCGATCCCCTGGCCCTGGACCAGGCCTGCGTGGACGCCTGCATGGAGGCCAAGCCGCTTCCCGGCAGCCAGCTCGCGGAGAACCTCGCCAAGAAGGATTTTGTCGACCACCACGACCACTTCACCAACTCCAGGCCGGAATCCGAATGGAAGACCTGCCTGGATCACGCCGAGAAGATCGGGCTGGGAACCAGGGAATACGAACTGGTCGTGGTCAAATAG
- the purM gene encoding phosphoribosylformylglycinamidine cyclo-ligase, translated as MSDSAKRSQAYTEAGVDIEAGNEFVRRIKDMVKSTFTPGVATDIGGFGGLFKPEIAGMEAPMLVAGTDGVGTKLKLAFMFDRHDTVGIDLVAMSVNDVLVQGAAPLFFLDYFATGKLEPGVAAQVVSGVCEGCRQSACALLGGETAEMPGFYPDGEYDLSGFAVGMVDTPKLVTGKDIAPGDVLIGLASSGVHSNGWSLVRKLLAESGLEQDDTFPGTDKTVAEVLIEPTKIYVKPVLELFGTLPVKGMVHVTGGGFYDNVPRVLPETVAASVNFGTWAMLPVFEWIKAQGDLSWPEMLQIFNCSIGYILIVDPEHADEALEKLDARDDVEAYRIGEITKRKEAAEQVEVVFP; from the coding sequence ATGAGCGACAGCGCCAAGCGATCCCAGGCATACACCGAAGCCGGTGTGGACATCGAGGCGGGCAACGAATTCGTCCGCCGCATCAAGGACATGGTCAAGTCCACCTTCACCCCCGGCGTGGCCACGGACATCGGCGGCTTCGGCGGCCTGTTCAAGCCCGAAATCGCCGGAATGGAGGCCCCCATGCTGGTGGCCGGGACCGACGGCGTGGGCACCAAGCTCAAGCTCGCCTTTATGTTCGACCGCCACGACACCGTGGGCATCGATCTGGTGGCCATGTCGGTGAACGACGTGCTTGTCCAGGGCGCGGCCCCGCTCTTCTTCCTCGACTATTTCGCCACCGGCAAGCTCGAACCCGGCGTGGCCGCCCAGGTTGTCTCCGGCGTGTGCGAAGGCTGCCGCCAGTCGGCCTGCGCCCTGCTCGGCGGCGAGACCGCCGAGATGCCCGGCTTCTACCCGGACGGCGAGTACGACCTGTCCGGCTTTGCCGTGGGCATGGTCGACACCCCCAAGCTGGTCACCGGCAAGGACATCGCCCCCGGCGACGTGCTCATCGGCCTGGCCTCATCGGGCGTGCACTCCAATGGCTGGTCCCTGGTGCGCAAGCTCCTGGCCGAGTCCGGACTGGAGCAGGACGACACCTTCCCCGGCACGGACAAGACCGTGGCCGAGGTCCTCATCGAGCCCACCAAAATCTACGTCAAGCCGGTCCTCGAACTGTTCGGCACGCTGCCGGTCAAGGGCATGGTCCACGTCACCGGCGGCGGCTTCTACGACAACGTGCCCCGGGTCCTGCCCGAGACCGTGGCCGCGTCCGTCAATTTCGGCACCTGGGCCATGCTGCCCGTGTTCGAATGGATCAAGGCCCAGGGCGACCTTTCCTGGCCCGAGATGCTCCAGATATTCAACTGCTCCATCGGCTACATCCTCATCGTCGACCCGGAACACGCCGACGAGGCCCTGGAAAAGCTCGACGCCCGCGACGACGTGGAGGCCTACCGCATCGGCGAAATCACCAAGCGCAAGGAAGCCGCCGAGCAGGTCGAGGTCGTCTTCCCGTAG
- the rplM gene encoding 50S ribosomal protein L13: MKTYSPKPEDANREWFIVDATDKILGRLATEITTRLRGKHKPEFAPHMDMGDFVVVINAEKIKVTGQKMDAKMYYKHTNHPGGLKEKTLRQMLDIKPENVITAAVKGMLPKNKLAAQQLKKLKVYAGPEHPHAAQAPKTLDF, translated from the coding sequence ATGAAGACATATAGCCCGAAGCCGGAAGACGCGAACCGCGAGTGGTTCATCGTCGACGCCACGGACAAGATCCTGGGCCGCCTGGCCACCGAGATCACCACCCGTCTGCGCGGCAAGCACAAGCCTGAGTTCGCCCCCCACATGGATATGGGCGATTTCGTGGTGGTCATCAACGCCGAGAAGATCAAGGTCACCGGTCAGAAGATGGACGCCAAGATGTACTACAAGCACACCAACCATCCCGGCGGTCTCAAGGAAAAGACCCTCCGCCAGATGCTGGACATCAAGCCCGAAAACGTCATCACCGCCGCTGTCAAGGGCATGCTGCCCAAGAACAAGCTGGCCGCCCAGCAGCTCAAGAAGCTGAAGGTCTACGCCGGTCCCGAGCACCCGCACGCGGCCCAGGCTCCCAAAACTCTGGATTTCTAA
- the rpsI gene encoding 30S ribosomal protein S9 produces MSDFTYATGKRKNAISRTRLYAGTGQITVNGRPFEDYFPRKTLQMVVQQPLKLVKMLDRFDIKANCSGGGVSGQAEALRHGITRALCALDPELRSVLKPAGLLTRDARKKERKKYGLRGARASFQFSKR; encoded by the coding sequence ATGAGCGATTTCACCTACGCCACTGGCAAACGTAAGAATGCGATCTCCCGTACCCGGCTGTACGCCGGTACCGGCCAGATCACCGTCAACGGCCGTCCCTTCGAGGACTACTTCCCCCGCAAGACCCTGCAGATGGTCGTCCAGCAGCCCCTGAAGCTGGTCAAGATGCTCGATCGCTTCGACATCAAGGCCAACTGCTCCGGCGGCGGCGTGTCCGGACAGGCCGAGGCCCTGCGCCACGGCATCACCCGCGCCCTCTGCGCCCTGGACCCGGAACTGCGTTCCGTGCTCAAGCCCGCCGGTCTCCTGACCCGCGACGCCCGTAAGAAAGAGCGCAAAAAGTACGGTCTCCGCGGCGCCCGCGCCTCCTTCCAGTTCTCCAAGCGTTAA
- a CDS encoding PEP-CTERM sorting domain-containing protein yields MHKLATLLLTVFILCFTTTSGFSYPITFVHSGIGSGNLNDTYFTNRNFTITAYGDTDDVMRRDRFNALWTGHSAAFIDIDQLGIFQLQIPTQTFVNYSVQVFGFSDSRNISDLFDGPYDLSAATWDMQTSIGPFSGVGFQGVSAHVFYWDGIPTDGGSLFFTPDTSYATFQAIVQTSPVPTPEPSTFMLLFVGLFGLVAIGCMKFGRARIGASA; encoded by the coding sequence GTGCATAAGCTAGCGACACTACTGCTGACAGTCTTCATTCTGTGTTTCACAACGACATCCGGATTTTCTTATCCAATTACATTCGTACATAGTGGTATAGGCTCCGGCAATCTCAACGACACGTACTTTACCAATCGAAATTTCACGATTACGGCCTATGGAGATACTGACGACGTAATGCGAAGGGACCGCTTTAATGCCTTGTGGACCGGGCACAGTGCGGCTTTCATTGACATTGACCAACTCGGTATATTTCAACTCCAAATCCCGACTCAGACATTCGTGAACTATTCAGTACAAGTATTTGGATTTAGTGACAGCAGAAACATAAGTGATCTTTTTGACGGGCCCTATGATCTTTCCGCTGCCACCTGGGACATGCAGACATCCATCGGACCTTTTTCCGGAGTTGGTTTTCAAGGTGTCAGTGCACATGTCTTTTATTGGGATGGAATTCCGACTGATGGAGGAAGCTTGTTCTTCACTCCTGACACTTCCTACGCAACCTTTCAGGCGATCGTTCAGACCTCTCCAGTCCCGACGCCCGAGCCTTCCACCTTCATGCTGCTGTTTGTCGGCCTCTTCGGCCTCGTAGCCATCGGTTGCATGAAGTTCGGACGAGCACGCATAGGTGCAAGCGCATAG
- the alaS gene encoding alanine--tRNA ligase: MKANEIRQRFLEYFERNGHTIVESSPLTPKDDPSLLFTNAGMVQFKKLFLGQEKRDYNRATTAQKCLRVGGKHNDLENVGRTARHHTFFEMLGNFSFGDYFKEDAIKFCWEFLTEELGLDKDRLYITIYKDDDEAGELWQKVAGVPAERIYRLGEKDNFWSMGDTGPCGPCSEVHYDQGEEVGCGPNCGIGKCDCDRYLEIWNLVFMQYDQAEDGTRSDLPRPSIDTGMGLERIAAVAQGVHSNYETDLFQSIIQYTADLAGVKYRESVEVDTALQVIADHSRAIAFLIPDQVLPSNEGRGYILRRLIRRAYRFGKLMGLEGSFLWKTASKVIDDMGGHYKELEETRDFMVEVVKGEEESFAKTLDKGLEMLEEELAELKKAGSAIVPGETTFKLYDTYGFPIDIVRDVAEQQGIGVDETEFDKFMQEQKQRSKAAWKGSGEKDVASIFQTLLEQDVTSEFSGYETMADQSGIAYVLTPGGEVVDELKEGESGWLVAEVTPFYGESGGQVGDTGAIAASGGKADVLDTVKPSKKLTAHKIVVTEGALKPGDQAFFNVDRTQRLATMRNHTTTHLLHAALQKVLGDHAKQAGSLVGPDRLRFDFTHIKGLSHEEIAEVEKLVNQAIFDAIPVTREVMSIEAAQAKGATALFGEKYGDTVSVIEVPGVSMEFCGGTHLDNTGIAGSFVITSESGVAAGIRRIEAATGHNAVAWLNERREAASEAGAMLKALPADLPGKVKDLQQQVKDMHKEMKSLQAKLASGAGRDMMSELEEINGVKVLAVELEAPNMGVMLEQMDALRSKLPSGIICLIAPHEDGKVSVALSVTKDLHARFKAGDLIKPVAGEVGGGGGGRPDLARAGGSNPAGIQNALAKLKELVSA; this comes from the coding sequence ATGAAAGCCAACGAAATCCGCCAACGCTTCCTTGAGTACTTCGAGAGAAACGGACACACCATTGTGGAGTCCTCTCCCCTGACGCCCAAGGACGACCCGAGCCTGCTCTTCACCAACGCGGGCATGGTCCAGTTCAAGAAGCTCTTCCTGGGTCAGGAAAAGCGCGACTACAACCGCGCCACCACGGCCCAGAAATGCCTGCGCGTGGGCGGCAAGCACAACGACCTGGAAAACGTGGGCCGCACCGCACGCCATCACACCTTTTTCGAGATGCTCGGCAACTTCTCCTTCGGCGACTACTTCAAGGAAGACGCCATCAAATTCTGCTGGGAGTTTCTGACCGAGGAACTGGGGCTCGACAAGGACCGCCTGTACATCACCATCTACAAGGACGACGACGAGGCGGGCGAGTTGTGGCAGAAGGTGGCCGGGGTCCCGGCCGAGCGCATCTACCGGCTCGGCGAGAAGGACAACTTCTGGTCCATGGGCGACACCGGCCCCTGCGGCCCGTGCTCCGAGGTCCACTACGACCAGGGCGAGGAAGTGGGCTGCGGCCCGAACTGCGGCATCGGCAAGTGCGACTGCGACCGTTACCTGGAGATCTGGAACCTGGTCTTCATGCAGTACGACCAGGCCGAGGACGGCACCCGGAGCGACCTGCCCAGGCCGTCCATCGACACCGGCATGGGATTGGAGCGCATCGCGGCCGTGGCCCAGGGCGTGCACTCCAATTACGAGACCGACCTGTTCCAGTCCATCATCCAATACACCGCCGACCTGGCGGGCGTGAAATACCGGGAATCCGTGGAGGTCGACACCGCCCTGCAGGTCATCGCCGACCACTCGCGGGCCATCGCCTTCCTCATCCCGGACCAGGTCCTGCCCTCCAACGAGGGACGCGGCTACATCCTGCGCCGACTGATCCGCCGCGCCTACCGCTTCGGCAAGCTCATGGGCCTTGAAGGCTCCTTCCTGTGGAAGACCGCCTCCAAGGTCATCGACGACATGGGCGGCCACTACAAGGAGCTGGAGGAGACCCGCGACTTCATGGTCGAGGTGGTCAAAGGCGAGGAGGAATCCTTTGCCAAGACCCTGGACAAGGGGCTGGAGATGCTCGAGGAGGAGCTGGCCGAACTGAAGAAGGCGGGCTCCGCCATCGTGCCCGGCGAGACCACCTTCAAGCTCTACGACACCTACGGCTTTCCCATCGACATCGTCCGCGATGTAGCCGAACAGCAGGGCATCGGTGTGGACGAGACCGAGTTCGACAAATTCATGCAGGAGCAGAAGCAGCGCTCCAAGGCCGCCTGGAAGGGCTCGGGCGAGAAGGACGTGGCTTCCATCTTCCAGACCCTGCTCGAACAGGACGTGACCAGCGAATTCTCCGGCTACGAGACCATGGCCGACCAGTCCGGGATCGCCTATGTCCTCACCCCCGGGGGCGAGGTCGTGGACGAACTCAAGGAAGGCGAGTCCGGCTGGCTGGTGGCCGAGGTCACCCCGTTCTACGGCGAGTCCGGCGGCCAGGTGGGCGACACCGGGGCCATCGCGGCCAGCGGCGGCAAGGCCGACGTGCTCGATACGGTCAAGCCCTCCAAGAAACTGACCGCGCACAAGATCGTCGTCACCGAAGGCGCGCTCAAGCCCGGCGACCAGGCGTTCTTCAACGTGGACCGGACCCAGCGCCTGGCGACCATGCGCAACCACACCACCACCCACCTGCTCCACGCGGCCCTGCAGAAGGTGCTCGGCGACCACGCCAAGCAGGCGGGGTCGCTGGTCGGCCCGGACCGGCTGCGCTTCGATTTCACCCACATCAAGGGCCTCTCCCATGAGGAGATCGCCGAGGTCGAGAAGCTGGTCAACCAGGCCATCTTCGACGCCATCCCCGTGACCCGCGAGGTCATGTCCATCGAGGCCGCCCAGGCCAAGGGCGCCACCGCCCTGTTCGGCGAAAAATACGGCGACACGGTCTCGGTCATCGAGGTGCCCGGCGTGTCCATGGAATTCTGCGGCGGCACCCACCTGGACAATACCGGCATCGCCGGGTCCTTCGTGATCACCTCCGAGTCCGGCGTGGCCGCGGGCATCCGGCGCATCGAGGCCGCCACCGGCCACAACGCCGTGGCCTGGCTGAACGAGCGCCGCGAGGCGGCAAGCGAAGCCGGGGCCATGCTCAAGGCCCTGCCCGCCGACCTGCCCGGCAAGGTCAAGGACCTCCAGCAGCAGGTCAAGGACATGCACAAGGAGATGAAGTCGCTCCAGGCCAAGCTCGCCTCGGGCGCGGGCCGCGACATGATGAGCGAACTTGAAGAGATCAACGGCGTCAAGGTCCTGGCCGTGGAGCTGGAGGCCCCGAACATGGGCGTCATGCTCGAACAGATGGACGCCCTGCGCTCCAAGCTGCCGTCCGGGATCATCTGTCTGATCGCCCCGCACGAGGACGGCAAGGTCTCGGTGGCCCTGTCCGTGACCAAGGACCTGCACGCCCGCTTCAAGGCCGGCGACCTGATCAAGCCCGTGGCCGGCGAAGTCGGCGGCGGAGGCGGCGGACGCCCGGACCTGGCCCGCGCCGGCGGCTCCAACCCGGCGGGCATCCAGAACGCCCTGGCCAAGCTCAAGGAGCTGGTCTCGGCGTAG
- a CDS encoding DUF1499 domain-containing protein: MKYLLILAVAILAALFGLARMSARTPDRLGPVDGRLMGCPGPDNCVSSEAEAPDRRVAPLPANGPVDEVMARLAAVIGTMEGAEVAEVRGNYLRAVFTSRLWRFRDDLECLYDPRAGRIEVRSASRVGYSDFGVNRKRVERLRERLADR; encoded by the coding sequence ATGAAATACCTCCTCATCCTTGCCGTGGCGATCCTGGCCGCCCTGTTCGGGCTGGCGCGCATGTCCGCCCGGACCCCGGACCGGCTGGGGCCGGTGGACGGACGGCTCATGGGCTGCCCCGGCCCGGACAACTGCGTGTCGTCCGAGGCCGAAGCACCGGACCGGCGGGTCGCGCCGCTGCCCGCGAACGGACCCGTGGACGAGGTCATGGCCCGGCTGGCCGCGGTCATCGGGACCATGGAGGGCGCAGAGGTCGCGGAGGTCCGCGGCAACTACCTGCGCGCCGTGTTCACCAGTCGGTTGTGGCGCTTCCGGGACGACCTGGAGTGCCTGTACGACCCACGGGCCGGGCGCATCGAGGTGCGTTCCGCGTCGCGGGTCGGCTACTCGGACTTCGGGGTCAACCGCAAGCGGGTGGAGCGGCTGCGGGAAAGGCTGGCCGACCGGTAG
- a CDS encoding DUF1003 domain-containing protein, whose protein sequence is MTTKSSPHHAVSPKPVHSCQICGRSKANMIPVSTLRPSILAEIAKERPDFSASGYICTDDLNHFRFKYVEDLMRSEKGELSELDQEVLQSLERHELLSSNPEEEMDRTRTAGERLADLIADFGGSWKFIIMFFAFIFIWMLVNTLLLIFRPFDPYPFILLNLMLSLLAAIQAPIIMMSQNRQEDKDRVRAENDYKVNLKAELEIRHLHEKLDHLISNQWERLLDIQQLQMDLMTEIMASRGRKDAGK, encoded by the coding sequence ATGACCACGAAGTCCTCCCCCCACCATGCGGTTTCGCCGAAGCCCGTGCATAGCTGCCAGATCTGCGGACGGAGCAAGGCGAACATGATCCCCGTCTCGACCCTGCGCCCGTCGATACTCGCCGAGATCGCCAAGGAACGGCCGGACTTCTCGGCGTCCGGATACATCTGCACGGACGATCTGAACCATTTCCGGTTCAAGTACGTGGAGGACCTCATGCGCTCGGAAAAGGGCGAGTTGAGCGAACTGGACCAGGAGGTCCTGCAGAGCCTGGAACGCCATGAACTGCTTTCCAGCAATCCGGAAGAGGAGATGGACCGGACGCGCACCGCGGGCGAGCGGCTGGCCGATCTCATCGCCGATTTCGGCGGCAGTTGGAAGTTCATCATCATGTTCTTCGCGTTCATCTTCATATGGATGCTGGTGAACACGCTGCTGCTGATTTTTCGGCCCTTCGACCCGTACCCTTTCATCCTGCTCAACCTGATGCTCTCGTTGCTGGCCGCCATCCAGGCCCCGATCATCATGATGAGCCAGAACCGTCAGGAGGACAAGGACCGGGTCCGGGCCGAAAACGACTACAAGGTCAACCTCAAGGCCGAACTGGAAATCCGCCACCTGCACGAAAAGCTGGACCACCTCATCTCCAACCAGTGGGAACGGCTCCTGGACATCCAGCAACTGCAAATGGACCTGATGACCGAAATCATGGCCTCCCGAGGCCGCAAGGACGCGGGCAAGTAG
- a CDS encoding radical SAM protein — translation MPSKKKPQPRMLFASPDGEIFDHPDLLLMVRRGDEFGLPRPDEIMPLPDESEFFMLPGRHAMGYSQEDGRAEVMEELAVAAFACPGHTVTGVAAYESDDDAPVLPLLSYAAIGYANGKFWVCAKQVDEDKRQVFSHIPPDRIEAGAHELLSEMPENRLVNHLAGCALTSGCPAAKNLALGRFECPLPTSQVCNAECVGCISYQPEDSGFPSPQCRISFRPTADEIVQIMRRHESRERRPIFSFGQGCEGEPLLEAELICEAITKYRHEGGMGTVNVNTNGSRHQAMPALKIAGVNSIRVSLNSARKGPYEAYYRPKAYTFDDVRETICKAHDVGLFVSLNLLFFPGITDTEEEFDALAELGETCRYDFIQLRNLNLDPELYLKLMEPFGHSPSMGFNNFRKRLKKALPWLEYGYFNPYLG, via the coding sequence ATGCCATCCAAGAAAAAACCGCAGCCACGCATGTTGTTCGCCTCCCCGGACGGCGAAATTTTCGATCATCCCGACCTGCTCCTGATGGTCCGACGGGGCGACGAATTCGGCCTGCCCCGGCCCGACGAAATCATGCCCCTGCCTGACGAATCCGAGTTCTTCATGCTGCCCGGCCGCCACGCCATGGGCTACAGCCAGGAGGATGGACGTGCCGAGGTCATGGAGGAGCTGGCCGTGGCCGCCTTCGCCTGTCCCGGCCACACGGTCACCGGCGTGGCCGCCTATGAATCCGACGACGACGCCCCGGTCCTGCCCCTGCTCTCCTACGCTGCCATCGGCTACGCCAACGGCAAATTCTGGGTCTGCGCCAAGCAGGTGGACGAGGACAAGCGCCAGGTCTTCTCCCACATCCCGCCCGACCGCATCGAGGCGGGCGCGCACGAACTGCTCTCCGAGATGCCCGAAAACCGGCTGGTCAACCATCTGGCGGGCTGCGCCCTGACCAGCGGCTGCCCGGCGGCCAAGAACTTGGCGCTCGGCCGGTTCGAGTGCCCCCTGCCCACCTCGCAGGTGTGCAACGCCGAGTGCGTGGGCTGCATCTCCTACCAGCCCGAGGACTCCGGCTTCCCGTCCCCGCAGTGCCGCATCTCGTTCAGGCCCACCGCGGACGAAATCGTCCAGATCATGCGCCGCCACGAGTCGCGGGAACGCCGCCCCATCTTCTCCTTCGGCCAGGGCTGCGAGGGCGAGCCCCTGCTTGAGGCCGAGCTGATCTGCGAGGCGATCACCAAATACCGCCACGAGGGCGGCATGGGCACCGTCAACGTCAACACCAACGGCTCGCGCCACCAGGCCATGCCCGCGCTCAAAATCGCCGGGGTCAACTCCATCCGGGTCAGCCTCAATTCCGCGCGCAAGGGCCCTTACGAGGCCTACTACCGGCCCAAGGCCTACACCTTCGACGATGTACGCGAGACCATCTGCAAGGCCCACGACGTCGGCCTGTTCGTGTCCCTGAACCTGCTCTTCTTCCCCGGCATCACCGACACCGAAGAGGAGTTCGACGCCCTGGCCGAACTGGGCGAGACCTGCCGCTACGACTTCATCCAACTGCGCAACCTCAACCTCGATCCCGAACTCTACCTCAAACTCATGGAACCCTTCGGGCACTCCCCATCCATGGGCTTCAACAACTTCAGGAAACGACTCAAGAAAGCCCTCCCCTGGCTGGAGTACGGCTATTTCAACCCGTACCTGGGCTGA
- the amrS gene encoding AmmeMemoRadiSam system radical SAM enzyme encodes MIEARLWKPLKDGAVQCRLCNHYCMIPPGERGQCGVRENQEGTLYSLNYGKVAAINLDPVEKKPLYHFQPGSMTFSFATMGCNLACTFCQNWSLSQPPRDGAAIRGQEATPEGLVAEAVRSGAASISYTYSEPTIFFELMQDTAKLAHAQGLKNIMVSNGFMTRECLEALGSDIDAINVDLKCFTEEFYKDISGARLGPVLENLKQIKHELKWWLEVTTLLIPGKNDSPEELDRLTDFLAGEIGTDTPWHISRFHPDYRMTDAPPTSGDSLAMAYDMGKAKGLEYVYIGNMPGSNRQDTICPGCGRELINRSGFSARVQGIKDGKCQACGRTIHGVDLG; translated from the coding sequence ATGATCGAAGCGAGACTCTGGAAACCGCTCAAGGACGGCGCCGTCCAATGCCGCCTGTGCAACCACTACTGCATGATCCCGCCCGGCGAACGCGGGCAGTGCGGCGTACGCGAAAACCAGGAAGGTACGCTCTACTCCCTGAACTACGGCAAGGTGGCCGCGATCAATCTCGATCCGGTGGAAAAAAAGCCGCTCTACCATTTCCAGCCGGGTTCCATGACCTTTTCCTTTGCCACCATGGGCTGCAACCTGGCCTGCACCTTCTGCCAGAACTGGTCCCTGTCCCAGCCGCCGCGCGACGGTGCGGCCATCCGGGGCCAGGAGGCCACGCCCGAAGGGCTGGTGGCCGAGGCCGTGCGCTCCGGCGCCGCGTCCATCTCCTACACCTACTCGGAGCCGACCATCTTCTTCGAGCTGATGCAGGACACGGCCAAGCTCGCCCATGCGCAGGGCCTGAAGAACATCATGGTCTCCAACGGGTTCATGACCCGCGAGTGCCTGGAGGCGCTCGGGTCCGACATCGACGCCATCAACGTGGACCTCAAGTGCTTTACCGAGGAATTCTACAAGGACATCTCCGGGGCCCGGCTCGGGCCGGTGCTGGAAAATCTCAAGCAGATCAAACATGAACTCAAGTGGTGGCTGGAGGTGACCACTCTGCTCATTCCGGGCAAGAACGACTCGCCCGAGGAATTGGACCGACTGACCGACTTCCTGGCCGGCGAGATCGGCACGGACACGCCGTGGCACATCTCCCGGTTCCACCCGGACTACCGGATGACCGACGCCCCGCCCACGTCCGGCGACTCCCTGGCAATGGCCTACGACATGGGCAAGGCCAAGGGGCTCGAATACGTGTACATCGGCAACATGCCCGGCTCCAACCGGCAGGACACGATCTGTCCCGGCTGCGGCCGGGAGCTGATCAACCGGTCCGGCTTCTCGGCCCGCGTGCAGGGCATCAAGGACGGCAAATGCCAGGCCTGCGGCCGGACCATCCACGGCGTGGACCTCGGCTGA
- a CDS encoding bacteriohemerythrin, which translates to MHEIEWHDSHSVGVPSIDEQHKRLMALTNRLFLAIMDEAGETVLEGVLNDLADYAVYHFTHEEELLRTHGYPEDLLTEHRAEHKALTDEVHRYIARYREDPANLDLSVYVFLRDWTTEHMSRSDSRYSEFLIAHHAE; encoded by the coding sequence ATGCACGAGATTGAATGGCACGACTCCCACTCGGTGGGCGTCCCGTCCATAGACGAACAGCACAAACGGCTCATGGCCCTGACCAACCGGCTCTTCCTGGCCATCATGGACGAGGCCGGGGAAACGGTCCTGGAAGGCGTCCTGAACGACCTGGCCGACTACGCCGTCTACCACTTCACCCACGAGGAAGAGTTGCTGCGCACGCACGGCTATCCCGAGGACCTCCTGACCGAACACCGGGCCGAGCACAAGGCCCTGACCGACGAGGTCCACCGCTACATTGCCCGGTACCGGGAAGACCCCGCCAACCTGGACCTGTCGGTCTACGTCTTCCTGCGCGACTGGACCACCGAGCACATGAGCCGGTCAGACTCCCGGTACTCGGAATTCCTCATAGCCCACCACGCCGAATAA